The proteins below come from a single Dermatophilaceae bacterium Soc4.6 genomic window:
- a CDS encoding NAD(P)-dependent alcohol dehydrogenase encodes MRASVLHGVNDLRMEERPDPVAGARQVVVRVESVGVCGSDIHYYEHGRIGSYVVDRPMVLGHEAAGVVAAVGAGVTRVTVGDRVSIEPGVPDLVCSECLAGRYNLCPAMRFYATPPYDGAFAELVIAHESFTHPVPDDMDLDRAALLEPVSVAVWACRKAGVTAGDRVLVTGAGPVGLLALQVARAFGATETVVTDVQPARLAVASALGATRVVDTRSDDGVPLGGGPEPTVLLECSGHPTAVGLGLRSLARAGRAVLVGMGGDEATLPVSRIQERELTVTGTFRYANTWPTAIALVASGRVDLAPLVTGHFPLAEAESALTAARTDPGALKSVVRPQE; translated from the coding sequence ATGCGGGCCAGTGTGCTGCACGGGGTGAACGACCTACGGATGGAGGAGCGACCGGACCCGGTCGCTGGAGCGCGGCAGGTGGTGGTCAGGGTCGAGTCGGTGGGGGTCTGCGGGTCGGACATCCACTACTACGAGCACGGTCGCATCGGCAGCTACGTCGTCGACCGGCCGATGGTGCTCGGTCACGAGGCGGCGGGTGTCGTGGCGGCAGTCGGTGCCGGGGTCACGCGGGTCACGGTGGGCGACCGGGTCTCGATCGAGCCCGGCGTCCCCGACCTCGTCTGCTCGGAGTGCCTGGCCGGTCGCTACAACCTCTGCCCGGCCATGCGGTTCTACGCCACCCCCCCGTATGACGGCGCGTTCGCCGAGCTGGTGATCGCCCACGAGTCCTTCACGCACCCCGTGCCAGACGACATGGACCTCGACCGTGCCGCGCTGCTCGAGCCCGTCTCCGTCGCGGTGTGGGCCTGCCGCAAGGCCGGCGTGACGGCGGGGGACCGGGTCCTCGTGACCGGAGCCGGGCCGGTCGGGCTCCTGGCCCTGCAGGTGGCCCGCGCCTTCGGCGCCACCGAGACGGTCGTGACCGATGTCCAGCCCGCACGGTTGGCGGTGGCCTCGGCCCTCGGAGCCACACGGGTCGTCGACACGCGGTCGGACGACGGGGTCCCGCTCGGGGGAGGGCCCGAGCCGACGGTGCTGCTCGAGTGCTCCGGGCACCCCACAGCCGTCGGCCTCGGGCTCCGCTCGCTGGCCCGCGCCGGCCGGGCCGTCCTCGTCGGCATGGGCGGCGACGAGGCGACGCTGCCCGTGTCACGCATCCAGGAGCGCGAGCTCACGGTCACGGGGACCTTCCGCTACGCCAACACCTGGCCGACGGCCATCGCGCTCGTCGCCTCGGGCCGGGTCGACCTCGCGCCGCTCGTGACCGGGCACTTCCCGCTCGCCGAGGCCGAGTCGGCGTTGACGGCCGCCCGCACCGACCCCGGTGCCCTGAAGTCCGTCGTCCGCCCGCAGGAGTGA
- a CDS encoding AraC family transcriptional regulator, translated as MTSARHLSRPTLVAEQLVGRPAGREVVITDPDSSVRWHQHDYPYPQAQWNYHPELEVHLIRHGTGRFIVGDRIGTFGPGHLVLVGPDLPHEWISDLEPGQTQHKRDTVLQFEQDWLRSCQAVLPELDAVQRLVHQASRGIEFSGDAAAEAAEHLEAMGTSTGPRRLAHFFHLFAILATAPSGDRKTLAHEWFTPRGDRAAEVMDLTLRYIVANLGGEIRMSPLARQAGLSDSAFSKLVVRAGNLTFTELVRQLRLSQACRLLQQSDATVASISHEVGYTNLSNFNRQFRREYGVTPKEFRAVRR; from the coding sequence ATGACCAGCGCCCGTCACCTCTCCCGGCCGACGCTCGTCGCCGAGCAGCTGGTCGGCCGCCCGGCCGGGCGGGAGGTCGTGATCACCGACCCGGACAGCTCGGTGCGCTGGCACCAGCACGACTACCCCTACCCGCAGGCCCAGTGGAACTACCACCCGGAGCTCGAGGTCCACCTCATCCGGCACGGGACGGGCCGCTTCATCGTGGGGGATCGCATCGGGACCTTCGGCCCGGGGCACCTCGTGCTCGTCGGTCCCGACCTCCCGCACGAGTGGATCAGCGACCTCGAGCCCGGTCAGACCCAGCACAAGCGCGACACCGTGCTCCAGTTCGAGCAGGACTGGTTGCGCTCGTGCCAGGCGGTGCTCCCCGAGCTGGACGCCGTGCAACGCCTCGTCCACCAGGCCAGTCGCGGCATCGAGTTCTCGGGGGACGCGGCCGCTGAGGCCGCCGAGCACCTCGAGGCCATGGGGACCAGCACCGGCCCACGTCGACTGGCCCACTTCTTCCACCTGTTCGCCATCCTCGCCACCGCACCATCGGGCGACCGGAAGACGCTCGCCCACGAGTGGTTCACCCCCCGGGGCGACCGTGCCGCCGAGGTGATGGACCTGACACTGAGATACATCGTGGCCAACCTCGGCGGCGAGATCCGGATGAGCCCGCTGGCCCGGCAGGCGGGCCTGAGCGACTCGGCCTTCTCCAAGCTGGTGGTGCGGGCGGGCAACCTGACCTTCACCGAGCTGGTGCGACAGCTGCGCCTGTCCCAGGCCTGCCGGCTGCTCCAGCAGAGCGACGCCACCGTCGCCTCCATCAGCCACGAGGTCGGCTACACCAACCTGTCGAACTTCAACCGGCAGTTCCGTCGGGAGTACGGCGTGACCCCGAAGGAGTTCAGGGCCGTCAGACGGTGA